GCCGCCCACCTGGAGAAGGGCGTGGGGCCGGCGCCCTTGAGCTGCAGCTCCCAGCGCTCGCCGGCCGCCGTGCACACCTCGCCCAGGTACATGGCGGCGCCGTCGCCCAGCTGCCCGGCGAACTGGCCGAACTGGTGGCCGCAGTAGCAGTGCGCGGCGGGCTCGGCGCCGGGCAGCACCGCGTTGCCGCTGAAGAAGAGCGCGGCCTCGGCCTCGCGCGCCTCGCGCTCCGCGGCGCCGGCGGGCGGCGCGCCCAGGCCCAGCAGCGCCAGCGCGGGCTCCGACAGCGCCACGAGGCGCGGCTGCCGCAGGGGCACGGGCCGCGCGCGGCTGAAGCAGGCCCCGGGCACGCTCCGCGGCGCCGGCGGGGAGTCCTGGGGCCCGGGCGCCTCCACGGGCAGCGCGCGCAGGGCGCGGTTGTCGAAGCGCAGCCCCGCCAGCCAGCGCGGCGCCGGCTCCATGGTGGCGGCCCAGGCGCGGCGGGGcgcgggcggcgggcggcgggTGACGGGCAGCGACCCGGCGCGGGTGACCGCGAGCGAGGCACCAAGAACAGCCCTAAGCGCGGCCATCGGCGGCGCCGCTCGGACCGGAAGCTTGCCCGCCCCGACCGGAAGCCTTGCCTCTACGCATGCGCGGACTGCGCCCGCGGAGGCCTGGCTCCGATTGGCTGCGCCGCCCGTCTGTCCGCCGTCTGCGCGGGCAGGTGTGACGTGTCCGCAGATGCCGTCGGGGCCGACCCGGGTGACTCGCAACCGTCCCGCCGGGCGTGTCGCTCCCCGAAAGGGGCGGCGGGGGACCCCGACCGTGCTGAGGGTCTGGCCAGGTTTGCCCCCGGCAGCGCCTGCCCCAGGCCGGCGGGGAGCGGCCAGTGCCGGCGTGGACCTGGGCGAGGGCCGAGGGCGGTGCCTGCGGGGCCCGGGAGGGTCGCGGCCCTCGGGGCGGCATCGGCGCTGGACGCTCCGGGTGAGGGCGAGGCCAGAGCGGGAGCAGCCAGCAGGGGCCGGCGCCTGCCCGCCCTTCCGCTTCCAACCCAGGTCCCCAGACGTGTCCACCCGGCCGGACGCCCCCTCCCCATCTGCTGCCCCCGTTGCTCTCTGAAACTCTCGCTGCCGCCGTCCGGGAGGGGAGCCCTGATGATCTGGGCACCAACCCCCCTTGAGAAAGCCCCTTGAAGGCCCACGGGCGAGACGCCCCGGGGAGTGCCAGGGGGTGCGTGGCGAGCATGCCCAGCGGCCTTGGGGTGCGGGATGCGGAGCGAAGCGGGGCTTTCAGGGGAGCCCACCTGGCTGCTCCCCGCCTCCGCAACTCTTCCCAGCTGCTCCCCAAGCTGGCCCTGAGGTCCAGTCTGGGCCAGGAGCTGGCCGCGGACACCCGGACACACTCCCAGCCCCCTCTGAGTGAGCTGCCACCTTCCACGTGGAGGGGGGACAGGTGGAGAGGTCCCCTGCACGGTGACGGCCTGCCTCTCCTGCTCCTGAGCCCTCTGCTGCAGGCTGGCAGCTCCCTGCCATGGAGTGGCCCCCTGGGCCTGCTGGGGTTTCTCCACCTGGCCTTCTGGTGGAGCACCCCACTCCCAGCATCCTCCTTCCTAGCTGCCTTGGGGCCACCCAGACCCTGGGTGTCCCTGGGTTCCCCTGATGCATCTTACTGCCCTCACAGCCTCAACCACAGTCTGGAATCCAGTGATGACTAGGTGATGGGGTCCACGAGGGTCACAGTGCCAGGTGGTGGGTGCTAAGGGCTGTCCAGAAGGTCAGCAAGGAGGCAGCAgcccccctccccacagccctggCCAACTTTCCTCTGGCCTCATGATTGGACCGCATggcctcctctgggaagccctcctGGACTTCCCCATGCCCAGCCAAGAGCTAAACTTGGGCCACCCCAAGCCCTGCTCCTGACTTGCCATGAGAACAGAGCAGACAGGAGAGCGTCACTGTTTAAACAGCAGGTGCTGGGGCGGGACCCCAGGGCGAGGCCGTGCTGTCCGCTTGCTCCAGCCATGGCGCATTGATGTTGGCCTGGGGCAGTACCACCAGCTGGCACCCAGGTGGTCATGGCTACAGCTGGCGATGGTCTGGGTGCGCTGACGTGGGGTGTGCGGTTGTCATGGTTGCAGTTGGCTGTGCTGAAGGCACTGTCCTGGCTGTGGGCATGGCCTGAGCTCCGGAACACGTCCCTGTGCGGCAGATATGTGCAAGTCCTCCTGGCCCATCTTCCCCACTGCTCCCTGGCTGCCTTGCCACCTGGGACCCCCAGGACGGGCACCTGGGGAGcaccaggtgttcccagagaacGGGAAGTGGGATGTCAGGGCCCAGGAAGGGGTGGCCGTGCCTGGCTTCACACCCCACAGCTCGGCCGGGCTGCCAGGTAGGGGCTCTGGGCTCCCAACTCCCCCTCCCCAGTCTGCGAGAGGGCACTCAGAGCCACTCCACtgtccctggggtgggggggggcatggGGGTCCCACCCCTCCCAGGCACCCACCGAAGTCCTGGCCCAGCTCCAGCCAGTCAAGCTGGGCCTCCCTGCCCACCTGAAAGCAGCCACAGCGGGGCGGCAATGCGCAGCTGTTCAGCTGGGAGGTCAGGGCTGGCATGTGCCAGGGGTCGTCAGTAGGAGCAGGGCCCCAGCTCGGCACTGGCCTCCGCCTCCTTCCATCCCCAGCCTGTGGGCAGCTCCGTTGATCTTTCCTGAGAGCCTCCCCTCCTGGCTCTGCCCCGAGCTCCAGGCAATGCTGCTGGCCCAGGGCGGTGGCGTGGTCAGCCTGTGGGCAGCTCCCACCCCCGGCTCCTGCAGCCCTTCGGTCCCGGGCTCCATCCCAGTCTGGCTCGGCTCTGAATCACCGTCCAGCAGCTGCAGAGCCTGTGCGGGTGGAGGGCTCCCCATGGGCAGCGCCAAGCCTGCCCGTCTGAGAGGAGAGCTCCTCACTCCCACACTTTATTTAGAAAGCGCATTCCTTACTGTTTTTCTTCTTGGTGGCTTAACACAAATACACATCATAGATGATGCAAACCCAAAGAAATACAGCCAGATGCCCTGTGGCTGTGTggcttcccttctccctctcctctggcACCGCCCTCTCTAGTTTGTTTTCTCCCTTGGAAACATATGTTTAGGGTCCCCAGCCTTTCCAGGTCAACAACGCTCAAGTGAGCATCTAAGGAAGGTTCTGGAAGGAATGTGCTCCTCAGGAGGGGCAGGGGTTGGGCCTGGCCTTCCCTTCCAGCCACGAGGATGGTCTGCTTTGTTTCTGCCCCAGGGACCTTGGGGGATACGGAAGTGGGGCCTGGAGTGAGTGCTGCTCCCCCACTTCCGAGGATGGCTGGGAGCATGGAACCCCGAGGGCCCTTTGCAGCCACCCCGTGTGCCTCGACCTGTGACACCCCCTGAGGTCTCCTGCCTCAGCACCCCAAGGCCATGGAGGCCCCGGGTCACCTCTACCCCCTTCCCTCCCGcctgggtgctggggacacatCTAGGGATGAGGTGTGACCTGTGCCCACGGCTGCTTCCACCTGCTCAGCCTGACCTCGGGGTTCCAGTGATGCCAACTGCAGAGGAAAGCGTCAGTCAGGGGGGCCCGGGCAGTGCCCCCACCCGCCTGCCGGACCCTCCACAGCGGCCAGAGGCGGGGGCAGGGAAGGTGGGTGGCCAGACCCCGCAGGGTGAGGATCTTGGGATGCAGGTGCAGAGCTGCCAGCCCTCTTCCTGGCCCCTGCACACCTAGTGCCTACAGTCTACTTCTCCCTGGGTGGATCTGGGGTGTTCCCTCGACCAGGCACGGGTTAGGgtgggggctgaggagggggagCTGCAGGGTGTGAACAGAAGCCAAGGGGCCCCCGGCTGGGCCGGTCTGGAAGGAGCAGGCCCTGAACCCTTGGCTGGGGGCAGGCGGTCGTTCCCCCAGCACCCGTTGCCCCTTGTGACTCAAGCCCATCTCCACGCGTTTCACACAACAGGAgcttccaaaataaattttatttttgtaaggaaAGCACACAGGCATCCAGACACATGGAAGGTGAGGGGCCATGGGCTTTGCCCCCCTCGGGCCAGACCAGACCCAAGTCAGCCAGATCGACACCCCCACGCCTCGCCTGGGGCCCCCGGGGGTGGGACCGGCAGCGGGCTGTCAGTCTGTCCCCCAAGTCAGGCCCGGCACCCCCAGGTGGGGCCCCGCGTGCAGGCTGCCCCGCACCCCACGGAGGGCGGTCCCGCCGCAGACTCGCGGGAGTCCCCGGGCCCACCCCGGCCCCTCGGGCGGAGTTAAGGCTCACGTTCCCTGACGTTCGcttcagtttgtttttttaaagttaaaattacCTGAGCAAAAAAACTTCGGACAGTTTAGAAAACTAACATAGAAACCCGGCGGTCAGACATTCCCGGGCGCCGCCGCAGCGGGGAAGCGCTCGGCCCTGCCAGGCGGCCCGGCCGGACAGGGAGACTCTTTGGGGCAGGGGTCCTGCCGGCAGCCGGGGCAGCAGAAGGCACGTGAGGTGGGGGCGCCCCGCTGGCCGGCGGTGGGGAGCGCGGGGAAGCCGAGCTCGCAGCCGGGAAAGGCCTATCTGGACGGGCGGTGGGCCGGCTCCAGGGGACCTGCGGGGGGCACAGGGCTCAGGCCCCCTCAGCCGCGAGGGCCGCGGACACGCTCGGCACCGCcctggaggggcaggaggggcgTCCCACACCCCCACAGCTGCTCGCGGGCCCTCGCGGCACCGCCCGCGGCGGGGACCCCTCTGCTGCGCCGCCGCCTGCGCCCACCTACTTCTGCGGCCGCGCCGCGGTCACCCTCTGCAGGCAGCTCTGCGCGGCGGGCAGCGCCAGGACCAGGCCGGCGGCGCGGCGGCCCACCCAGTACAGGCCGTAGCCCACCAGGCCGAGGGCCGCGGCTTTCACGGCCAGTCGGGACACTCTGCCGGAGACGGACGGCGGGGGGACCCTGCGGAGGGGAGACGCAGGCTGGGCCCGGCTCCGAGGGGCCGCGACCCCCGCCCCACCCCGGCCCCGCGCGCGCGGACACTCACGTCATCACCTCCTGGATGTTGAGGTCCGAGCCCCAGTTCTTCTCGATGCCGGGCACGTGGCCCATGCCCACGACCCCCACCACCACGGACGGGACGCACTGTCGGGGCTCGGCTGCGGGGGCGGGGGGCAACGGTCACGGGGCCGCGACGGGGCTCAGCACCCGGGCCAGCGAAGCCCGCGCCCTCCCCCCGCGCCCCGCACCCTCCGAGGCCCGCGGCAGCTCCAGGCGCCGGGCCGCCTGCCGCAGCATGTAGGTCAGGTAGACGTCGCGCTCCGACACGATGGTGCGGTGCAGGTCGGGGAACTCGCCGATCATCTCGGCCATCATCTGCTCCAGCAGGTCCTTCTGCTTGCAGCGCTCCACGTCGTCCTTGCTgcgggcagggggcagggggaggggtgtgggccGCCGCGGGCAGGCGCGCGGGGCCGCGCGGGGGGCGTCCGGGGCGCTACCTGATCGGGTCCGACAGGAAGCAGAGCCCCCAGGCCAGCTTGACCTTCTGCCAGAAGGAGAGCGCGGCGATGGCCCGCTTGAAGGTGACGGGGAGGGGCCGGTCGCCCAGGTGGAACTTGCAGAAAGGCACCTTGCTGGCCTGGCCGGGCGGGCGGGGGCGTTCGCCAGGGGcagccccgcccccaccccgccccccgccccccgccccaggCCCTCCCTGCTCACGCCCCCACCTCCTTGAAGGCCTCCCTGAACTCGCCGCCCGGCGCCATGCCCAGCTGCTCCGTGATGTGCGCCGACACCTTCAGCAGCAGCATCTGCATCAGCCCCGACATGACGCCGTTCTGAGGAGGGGGCGCCGTCAGCAGGCGGGGGGCAGGGGCCGGGCCACAGCCCCGACACCCCCATCCCGCAGCAGGGCACGGAGCTGAGTGTCCAGAAGGGCTGTGTGTGGGCGCCCACAGCTCACAGGGACCCCCAAGCCTCAGGCCCCTCTGTGCACCCCACACGCAGCGCTGCCTCGTCTCCTCTCTCGGCCCCAGACCCTGCCCCATCTGCCCCCACCTGCATGTCCAcacccctgcctcctgccccctcagCCTGGAGCCCCAGCAGCCCTCACGCAGGACACACACGGGGACCCCTGCGGGTGCCAGGGCAGCTCTCCAAGAGGCAGGGCAGGGTGGAGAAGACTGGGGGACGCCATGGGGGCCCAGGGCCCCGCATGTGTGGGATGGGCCCCAACAACCACTCCTCAAAACTGTTCGCTCTGGGTGGAAAGCATCCCAGGGTTAAAGACCCTTGACCCGAGGGCCATGGCTGTGGGAGACTGGGCTGATCCAGCACAACCGGCCGTGGACTGGACCCACGTCCACCCCGACTGTGGCCAAGGTTACGGTGGTGTCAGGGATGGGCCTGCACGGCCCCTCCCAGGCGGGTGGTGGCTCGAGGCCCACCAGGCTGCCCCAAAACCCCATGTAGCCTGTCTCCTCCCGGGACGGGTGGGAGAGGCCCACCCAGTCACGGGCCCTTGCCCCCGACAGTGTCCTGGGGGCCTGTGTGTGACCACAATGTCCCTGCGGCCATCTGCAGCCAAGCGCCTCACTTGTAGGCCCTCGGGGTTCTGAGGCTTTCCTCacggggtgggagggggtgcaCGCAGAGCAGACAGTGGCCACGGGGGGTGTCCCCTGAGACCCCTTTAGGAGAGAGACATCACAGGGGCTCCGAAAACACCGAAACAGGCAGAAGTTCTGCGGAGTCCGATAAGGCACAGGGGATTTGGATTCCAGGACAAAGGGgcagagcagctctctcccacaGGCCAGCGCACACGGGACTCGACCCTGCAGCTGAGCGGGAGGCCAGACGACATGCTGAGAGCCCCCATAAGCTGGATCCTCCCCCccgaggggctggggtgggctgcGGGAGGGGGTCACCGCCTCACCTTCCTCGTCTGAAACCAGCGAACAAGCCCCCTGCGCCCTCACCCCAGGCCGCCCCCGCCCGAGGCCCGCGCACCTGCCTGACGGCCTGCCGCAGCTTCTCCACGCTGAGCTCCTTCGCCTCCCGCAGCAGTGTGCGCTCGTCCATCTTCAGCATGGCCACGCGGTACTGGCACAGCTCCACCACCACCACGTCGGGCTGCACCGCCCGGATGGTCTGCAGCGACCCCACGTCACCCCGACACggcctgcaccccaccccaccagaaCCCCACTTCCCGATCCCCGCCCTGGGCCCCCCACTCTGCCTGGCTGCTCCCGCGTGCCCACCTTCACGACGTCCCTCTTGCTGTCGTCGCTGAAGTGGGCCGTGCCCACCACGTAGACCCTGCTGCCGTCCTCGGCCACCAGCTCGGTCACGGTGTGTGGCAGGCTGGGCCGCTCTCGCCGCCGCCGCAGCTTCATCTCCAGCAGGAGGCGGAAGGCGTCCACGTCACCTGCCAGGACAGCACGGTGCGGCCACGCTGCAGGAGTCAGCGCCCTGGCAAGCAGGGGCTCTGGCAGCTCTGGCAtccctgccccccacacccccacccagccccgaGAAGAGGGCTCCTGCTGCAGCCATGCCCCTCGTGTGCTCACAGGCTTCCTGGCACCTCCTCGCAGCAGGGAGCCCAGGGCCACAGTGTCCGAGGGGCTGCCTGGGACCAGCAGGGCACAGCCTCGGCTCACGGGCCTGCACACTGCTCACCCCCGAGAGCTGCTGCCCACGGACCACCCTGCCTGGCCCCTCCACGCGGCACCCACCCAGAAGCAGCACTTACTCAGGCTCTGGGGCTCTCCGGAAACCACCCTGGGCACTGACGCCAAAGGCCCTGACATCTCAGGGGGCTCCACTGCAGCCTGCAGGGAGAAGGGAGCTGTCAGGGCAGGCCCCAGGCCCTGTGCCCCCAAGACCACAGCCCTCTACCAGCAGCTCCCCTCATCCCGCCGTGGCCCTGCCCCCCAGGCAGCCACTCGGTGTGTCCACGCCACGCTGGGCAGGGGCTGGCGATGCTCCAGGAACTCAGCTGTCACACGGGCCACTCGCTCCCCAGACTCGACTTCCTGAGGGACCCCACCCTGGGCCCCGGTTCTGCCCACAGGGCCCCTGCTCTCAGCCCGCCCCTCACCAGGTGCCCCTGGGGGTCAGCAGGGAGATGGCCCCTGGGGAGGGGCGTGTCCGGGCAGCTGTGGGGAGCCCCGGGGCGGAGGGGGCTGGTGGGAACGCAGGGAGAGGTGAGGTGCTGCGGGAAGGGTCTCGGCAGTGCACGGTGTGGCCTGAAGTGTCTGGGGTGCCCCCGGGACTCTCATGTGAGCAGAACAGACCCCAAGATGTCACATCCTGAGACTGAGAGCCTGGGGACTGGCAGGGGCCACATGGAGGGGCCTGAGGTTGCCTGTCGGTGGGCAAACACGATCTCTGAGTCAGGAGAGCACCGAGGGGCGCAGTGTGGCCAGCAGGCTGAGGACAGCCCCCGGCAGCTGGAGAGGAAGGGGACAGCACTCCCAGGGGCCTCGGGGAACCGGCCTTGCTGACACCCTGGTTTTAGGTGGTGGGGCACGATGTGGCCTCCTGAGTGACACGCGGCAGAGGGGAGGGAAGTTGCCTTGAGGGGGGAGCCCAGGAACTGGGGCCGCAGGGGCCAGAGGTCACTGAGACGCGGGGCTGGGGGTTACAGGCTCTTCTGCTTCTGGACGGAGCTTGAAGGCCGGAGCGAGTGACTGCTTGGTGGGCGGGAGCGTCGGGGGGGGAGAAAGGGTGCCAGGGACGTGGTCAGGGAGAGGGAAGGCGGAGGGAAGGAGCGTGGGGCCTGCAGGGTGGCACCAGGGGGCCTGGAGAGGGGCTTGGGGGCCCCCGCTCTGAGGGGGTCTCTCCAGGGACAAGGCCCTGGCAACGAGCCCACCTGCTGGCAGCACCTGCCCAGACACGCCCCCTCGGACTTCTGCCTGGAGCCCCAGGACCCTGCCTGGCAGGGAAATTGCACGAGTTGTGGGGAGACCCTCCTCCTCGCCTCCAATCCTAGGACACCCGGGGGCTTTACCCCCAAACCGGCCCACCTCGGGGCACATCCCCCAACGGCTCCTGGCCTTGGGGGAAAGACCACGTGCTGTCTCTTCCCTGCACGGAAGCAGCCAGTGTGACCCCGGGGGTGCGCAGGACAGCGTGGGAAGCGGGGCCCCATTACCCCCTCACCTCCCGAGGCGGCTGCTCGTCCTCCTCCCCCTCCATGGCTGCCGGTCAGTGTCCTGCTCTGCTGCAGAAGCCTGGGGAGACAGCAACGGCCTTGCCAGGAGCCTGTGCCCCCCCCCAGTCTGGGGCCCCCACGAGCTTGGGGTCCCTCCGTCCTGGATCCAGTAGTGGGATCGCGGCCCCTCCCCAGGAGGTGGCCAGTGCGGTCGACGGGGTCAGTAGGTGCGAAACTTGCCACCGATGACGGCAAAGTGGACGCTGGGCCCCACGGCTCCCAGCCCACAGGGCGCTGAGCAGGAACGGGGACCCCGAGGAGGGGACGTGGGTTCCGGGCAGCTGGCAGAGGCGTCTTGAGCTATGGAGGGATGAACCCAGCCGCACACACgctgatggggtggggggcagcccgCCCGGGAGCCGCCGTGTGGGGGACGGCCGGGTGGTTGCAGGGTGGCTGCTGACAGATGCCCCCCACCCGGCAAGGCTAGGGCAAAAACTCAACCCAGAATCAGGGCCGCCCAGGCTCTTGCTGGGTGGCGACCATGGGCAGTGGGGACACGCCAGCCGCATGGCCACGTCTCCCTGGCAGGTGCACCCACGGGGCAGGGACCCAGGGCCATGGGGCCTTGTCGGGCCGACGCGCAGATCTGCCTCCAGGCCGGGTGAGGCACTGGGACCGTTTCTGTCTGCACCTCTTGCAGGCACAACGCGGGTGAAGTGACGGACCCCTGTGGTGGTGAGCCGGTGACGGGTGGAGCTGGGCCTGGCCATGCCATCCTCACAACGTCCAGACGTTTTCCCACAGTGGTCACAGTAAAGAGGAAAAGCTGACAGGAAATTCCAACGGCACTAAAGCTCCCAGGGGTGGGGCCACTGATGCACCCTGCAGAGCTGGCTGCTGCCCCGGCTCCCCAACAAGGTAGTGGGTTGTGGCCCCAAGCATTGGGGTCCTCTGCACACATGGCAGGACAGTGAGGCAGGGTCTGGGAGGGCAGTGCGGGGTGGGGGTCCGGGAGCCCCTGGCCAGGCCCTGCCCAGAGGACGCGATCTGGGTTCTCCGCCGCAGCATCCAGGCCCCTGAGCCTGGGGGGTCTGGGGGGGGGGAATGCAGCAAAGCCTGGGGGCAGCCAGGCCCCAGGGAGGGGCCACAGGGCTGGGGGGCCCTGCCTCTCAGCCCTCCCAGCCCAGAGGGAAGGGGTGCCACTGCCCAGCCTCCTTCCCAACCCACCGGGGGGGTCTCCCAGTCCAGGGGGAGCTGGTCCCAGTGGGGTCTCAGAGCCCAGCTCTGCCGCTCTCTGAACAACAGGGACACTCCCTCTGCGCTGTAAAGATCAGTGCCCAAGATGCCACAGGCCACTCATCGAGGCCTCGCCTCACCCGGTCCTCGGCTCGCCTGGGCCGGCACCCCAAGGCTCCTGCCCCATCTCACTCTATGTATGCAGGAACTGGCCCAAACGTAGCTGGGGGGTGCTTGCCGACCTCTAGGTTCCTGTCCCCATACCCCCAACCCTGAGCCTGGTCCCAAAAAGAGCAGCCCAGGAAGGAAGTGGACGTGGTATTCTCTGTCCCAGCTCACCAGGAAAGCAAACGAGGTCCCCTCCAAGCAGCACACAGGCTGCGGAAGTACCAAGGAGAACAGCTTCCTAAAATATCGCCCCAtgcaggggtgggagggtgggcacGGTGGCCGGGGGCTGGGGGCCACCTTTCTGTCCTGACTCCCGCTGCACTCCTGGGGATGCTCCTGTGCACACACGTGTACACGCACAGACGCGTGTACACACCCACACATGCGGTGGCCAGCAGGTCAGGCCCGAGAATCCACAAATTCGCACGGAGGCAGAGGACGGGGGAAGCCTGCCTGGACGGAAGCCGAGTCTTGGGGGACCAACCGTCAGGGGCCCCCACTTCAGCCCCTGGATGGGGGCATCTTCCAGCTCCCAGAGCTGGCACTGCAGCTTGAGCCTGGCGGGATGGCCACCAAGCCCCCTGCACACCAACAGGCCATGCCCCGTGGCCTCCTGTGCGCCCCGCTTGCCACTCAGGGCCTCCCAGCATTTGCTGGGCCGAGCCGCTGGCCCCCAGGGGCTGCTCTGCACCATGTCCTCCCCGGCTCTCCTCCCACCTGATCCTGGACTGCTCAGTCTGATGGCCGAGGCCAGCGTGTCCAGACTCACTGTGTCCCCAGGTGCTGGGAGCAGAGACCCACAGGGCCTGGCACCGGGTACTGGGCCTCACCGGGGTGGGCAGCAACATGGTGCCAGGCACGGGCCAGGGACGCCGTGGTCGGATTCCGCTGCCGAGAGGCCCTGCCCATGCCTGCTGGCGCTGCCTCCACGGTACCCTATTTGGGATGTGTGGCTGA
Above is a window of Choloepus didactylus isolate mChoDid1 chromosome 8, mChoDid1.pri, whole genome shotgun sequence DNA encoding:
- the TRABD gene encoding traB domain-containing protein, with translation MSGPLASVPRVVSGEPQSLSSPSDTVALGSLLRGGARKPVSTRGAWLQQEPSSRGWVGVWGAGMPELPEPLLARALTPAAWPHRAVLAGDVDAFRLLLEMKLRRRRERPSLPHTVTELVAEDGSRVYVVGTAHFSDDSKRDVVKVGTREQPDHPGGAARRGGGGAVPVPRGHAEDGRAHTAAGGEGAQRGEAAAGRQNGVMSGLMQMLLLKVSAHITEQLGMAPGGEFREAFKEASKVPFCKFHLGDRPLPVTFKRAIAALSFWQKVKLAWGLCFLSDPISKDDVERCKQKDLLEQMMAEMIGEFPDLHRTIVSERDVYLTYMLRQAARRLELPRASEAEPRQCVPSVVVGVVGMGHVPGIEKNWGSDLNIQEVMTVPPPSVSGRVSRLAVKAAALGLVGYGLYWVGRRAAGLVLALPAAQSCLQRVTAARPQKSPGAGPPPVQIGLSRLRARLPRAPHRRPAGRPHLTCLLLPRLPAGPLPQRVSLSGRAAWQGRALPRCGGARECLTAGFLC